One window of Watersipora subatra chromosome 3, tzWatSuba1.1, whole genome shotgun sequence genomic DNA carries:
- the LOC137391638 gene encoding protein ARV1-like isoform X1 produces MEQQNANYVCVCCGKAAENLFRRYSPELIEVSKCADCGQIADAYIENDHMITLIDVILLRTQAFRHVLYNTDFREHWTLKLIAFSCLAEAYHHWALEHSDQQAITAAIEFSFYMKLTAAVLGVIGQTLTALILLALFSPSIKGSYEEQKMRAQCIALSNYSVLYLIVIHIWSAPSALYGYYLLKLYKAATCFVAMKTMTTAHPLALATTSILSCGIDLWMNLH; encoded by the exons ATGGAACAGCAGAATGCTAACTATGTTTGCGTTTGCTGTGGAAAAGcagcagaaaatttatttagacGTTACTCTCCTGAACTCATAGAGGTTTCTAAATGT GCAGACTGTGGACAAATCGCCGATGCGTACATAGAGAATGACCACATGATCACCTTAATAGATGTCATATTACTGAGGACACAGGCATTTCGCCATGTCCTATACAATACAG ATTTCCGAGAGCATTGGACATTGAAGCTGATAGCATTCTCTTGTCTTGCTGAAGCTTATCATCATTGGGCGCTTGAACACAGTGATCAGCAAGCCATCACCGCTGCCATTGAGTTCAGTTTTTATATGAAACTAACGGCGGCAGTACTCG GTGTGATTGGGCAAACACTCACTGCTTTGATACTGCTTGCCTTGTTCTCACCATCTATAAAAGG ATCATATGAAGAGCAGAAGATGAGGGCTCAGTGTATAGCTCTGTCTAACTATAGTGTTCTGTACCTAATTGTCATACACATCTGGAGTGCTCCCTCGGCCCTTTATGGCTACTATCTTCTTAAACTTTACAAGGCTGCTACATGCTTTGTGGCTATGAAAA CAATGACTACAGCTCATCCACTCGCACTCGCTACAACTTCAATCTTAAGCTGTGGTATAGATCTATGGATGAACCTTCACTGA
- the LOC137391638 gene encoding protein ARV1-like isoform X2 yields MYCGQIADAYIENDHMITLIDVILLRTQAFRHVLYNTDFREHWTLKLIAFSCLAEAYHHWALEHSDQQAITAAIEFSFYMKLTAAVLGVIGQTLTALILLALFSPSIKGSYEEQKMRAQCIALSNYSVLYLIVIHIWSAPSALYGYYLLKLYKAATCFVAMKTMTTAHPLALATTSILSCGIDLWMNLH; encoded by the exons ATGT ACTGTGGACAAATCGCCGATGCGTACATAGAGAATGACCACATGATCACCTTAATAGATGTCATATTACTGAGGACACAGGCATTTCGCCATGTCCTATACAATACAG ATTTCCGAGAGCATTGGACATTGAAGCTGATAGCATTCTCTTGTCTTGCTGAAGCTTATCATCATTGGGCGCTTGAACACAGTGATCAGCAAGCCATCACCGCTGCCATTGAGTTCAGTTTTTATATGAAACTAACGGCGGCAGTACTCG GTGTGATTGGGCAAACACTCACTGCTTTGATACTGCTTGCCTTGTTCTCACCATCTATAAAAGG ATCATATGAAGAGCAGAAGATGAGGGCTCAGTGTATAGCTCTGTCTAACTATAGTGTTCTGTACCTAATTGTCATACACATCTGGAGTGCTCCCTCGGCCCTTTATGGCTACTATCTTCTTAAACTTTACAAGGCTGCTACATGCTTTGTGGCTATGAAAA CAATGACTACAGCTCATCCACTCGCACTCGCTACAACTTCAATCTTAAGCTGTGGTATAGATCTATGGATGAACCTTCACTGA